The sequence TTCGTGCCGCACGATTGCTTCCGTCGGGCCCGGTTCGGGCATCGCGACCGCCTCGCGCTCGATCACGTCGGGGCCGCCGGTGCGGCGAACGATCAGGCGATAGTCTTCAGGCATCGTGCGATCCTCGGCTCGTGGTCGACCGTCATTCGTCGCATGCGAGGCGACATGGACGGTCCGCCCGCCTTCCTCTACCAAAGCGCTGATAAGGCTCAATGCGAGGAGTGCGGCACGATGAACATCGGTATGAACATCGATTGCACGCCCGAAGAAGCGCGGCGCCTGATGGGGCTGCCCGATCTCACGCCGCTGCACGATCTGTATCTCGACAAGATGCGGGAGACGATGACCGACGGCCTGACGCCTGAGACGTTCGAGAAGATGCTGCGCACCTGGGCGCCGATGGGCGAGGTGGGGATGAATGCGTGGCGGCAGATGATCGAGCAAATGACGGGCAGCAGCCGGGGGTGAACGGGCCGCCCCGCGGCGCGACGATCTTCGCGCTGTCCAGCGGCGCGCTGCCTGCCGCGATCGCCATCGTCCGCATCAGTGGGCCGGTTGCGGGAGATGTGCTCGCTGCGTTGGCGGGGGGCCGCCCCGAGCCGCGTCGGCTGAGCTATGCGCGGCTACGCGACGAGCAGGGCGCGCTGCTCGATCAAGCGATGATCGCATGGCTGCCCGGCCCGGCAACGGCGACCGGCGAGGATCTGGCCGAGCTGCATCTGCATGGCGGCCGCGCCGTGACCGCTGCGGTGTTGCGGGCGATCGGGCGACGACCCGATTGCCGCCCCGCCGAACCCGGCGAATTCACCCGGCGCGCGTTCGAGAATGGCCGCATCGATCTGGCCGAGGCCGAGGGGCTGGCCGACCTGTTGGCAGCCGAGACCGACGGGCAGCGACGACAGGCTCTGCGCCTCGCCGAGGGCGGGCTTGGTCGGATGATCGACGGCTGGCGATCGCGACTGCTGGCGATGTCCGCCGCGGTCGAGGCCGAGCTCGAGTTCGGCGACGACGAGGCGGACGTCGCCGGCGCGACGGATGCCCTGGGCAATGCGCGGATGGCATTGGCGGGAGAGGTGGCCGAGGCGCTTCGTCAGCCACCGGCCGAGCGGGTGCGCGACGGCGTTCGGGTGGTGATCGCCGGGCCGGTCAATGCCGGCAAGTCGAGCCTGCTCAACGCGCTGGTCGGGCGCGAGGCGGCCATCGCCACCGAAGTCCCGGGCACCACGCGCGACCTGATCGAGGTGCCGGTGCAGCGCGACGGCATCGCCTTCGTCCTGATCGATTCGGCCGGGTTGCGTGAAACTGGCGACCGGGTGGAGCAGATTGGCATCGCGCGATCCTATGCCGCGATCGAACGCGCCGACATCGTGCTCTGGCTCGGGGCGAAGGCAGATGCGCCGACTGAAGCGACGACCATCCTGGTCGTAGCGCAGGCTGACCGCAGCGACGTGCCGGGCTATGCCGGTGCCATCGCTACGTCGGCGATCACAGGGTTGGGGCTCGATTTGCTGTGGTCGGCGATCCTCGCCCAGGCGCAGTCGATCCTGCCTTCGGAAAGCATCGTCGCACTCAATGCCCGGCACCGTGCCTGCCTGGAGACGGTTCACGCGGCGCTGATGGCGGCACCTGAGGATCTTATCCTGCTGGCGGAACATCTCCGCGCAGCACGAATGGCGTTGGATCGCATTACGGGACGCGCGGGGACGGAAGACATGCTCGACGCGTTGTTTGGGCGCTTCTGCATTGGCAAATGATGTTCCACGTGGAACAGTGCGGCGGGTTTCGCTAAAGGCCCAGCATGCAGTTCGATGTGATCGTGATCGGTGGCGGCCATGCCGGCTGCGAAGCCGCTGTGGCTGCCGCGCGGCGCGGCGCGACGGTCGCGTTGATCACGAACGCCATCGATAATCTCGGTGCGATGTCGTGCAACCCGGCGATCGGTGGCGTCGGCAAGGGTCACCTCGTCCGCGAGATCGACGTGTTCGACGGCCTGATCGCGCAGGCTGCCGATTATGCCGCAATCCATTATCGCATGCTCAACAGCAGCAAGGGCGCGGCGGTGCGGGGGCCGCGCGTGCAGGCCGATCGGGCGCGCTATCTTCAAGCCATCCAGGCGCTTCTCGCGCGCCAGACCCGGCTGTCGATCGTCGAGGGACATGTCGCCGGCCTGTCTGTGACGGCGGACCGGATCGAGGGGATCGAGCTTGTCGACGGGACGCGGCTGGCCGCGCCGACCGTGATCCTCGCGACCGGCACCTTCCTCAACGGCCGGCTTCATGTTGGGCTCGAC is a genomic window of Sphingomonas nostoxanthinifaciens containing:
- a CDS encoding DUF6489 family protein — protein: MDGPPAFLYQSADKAQCEECGTMNIGMNIDCTPEEARRLMGLPDLTPLHDLYLDKMRETMTDGLTPETFEKMLRTWAPMGEVGMNAWRQMIEQMTGSSRG
- the mnmE gene encoding tRNA uridine-5-carboxymethylaminomethyl(34) synthesis GTPase MnmE, whose amino-acid sequence is MNGPPRGATIFALSSGALPAAIAIVRISGPVAGDVLAALAGGRPEPRRLSYARLRDEQGALLDQAMIAWLPGPATATGEDLAELHLHGGRAVTAAVLRAIGRRPDCRPAEPGEFTRRAFENGRIDLAEAEGLADLLAAETDGQRRQALRLAEGGLGRMIDGWRSRLLAMSAAVEAELEFGDDEADVAGATDALGNARMALAGEVAEALRQPPAERVRDGVRVVIAGPVNAGKSSLLNALVGREAAIATEVPGTTRDLIEVPVQRDGIAFVLIDSAGLRETGDRVEQIGIARSYAAIERADIVLWLGAKADAPTEATTILVVAQADRSDVPGYAGAIATSAITGLGLDLLWSAILAQAQSILPSESIVALNARHRACLETVHAALMAAPEDLILLAEHLRAARMALDRITGRAGTEDMLDALFGRFCIGK